TGAAAaccagaaaaagaaatacaatgAATTTGTAGAAGCATTATGGGAGGCATTCcatgaagaagcaaaaagaatAGGATTAAGTGATCATGAGAGAATGAATTTATTAAGCTCTGTCTATCCTTTAATTTCAAAGGATTCATCGACGCTGGAAGAGTATTGGGAAAAACGTTTTCTTTTATTGTTAAAGAGAAGAGTAATATGGCTCCTTCAATTTGAAAGTCTTTTACGGGAATGCAATAATTCATGGAATAAattgataaagaaaaatgaaaaaaagtggaTTGAAATTCTAACAGATAAGCtaagaaaatataacatgggggaaaaaaaaaaagaaaagccaAGTACAGAGGAAAATGAATATGAGATATACGGAAAAATGGATAAACTCAAAAGGTTTCTAGATAAAATAAGcattgatatatataatacataggATTCTAACAATTCATTTCCGTGCAATATACAAACCACGTTGCTTGCAATAAaccaaagaggaagaggaaaataattaCGCTAATGAGGATGAACAGAAATTTTTTAGAGTTAAAAACGGGGAGTCAATTTGGCTATCTCATTAAACAACTAAAAaatgttgtattttttttttttattttttttttagttgtTATTGTAAATTTGTTTGTGACATACATATAGTACACTTCGCAAATATGcacttattttatttgctccacttttctttaacaattttggTATAAGGCTGgctatatgaaaaaataaaagcttcAAAGCTTGTTATTTGCATGGCAGCCTTGGTATGTCTCATTTGGTGAAATTTCATTCGAAGCAAAACtgcctttttaaaagaaaaaaaaaagtgcatatttttatttattcaccCTCTTACTTTATGCCATATATCTATATGGTACGGATGCGcgtttaacttttttttttttttttttttatcttcaaatTTCTCTTATAAGCTATCAAACAGCCAAAATGTTGTTAAGATATATATAAGGGAGTGTTTACACTTTACCTTTTGCTGGATTTTTCAAGTTTATaagtcaaaaataaaataaaagcacagcaaagcaaagcataTAACAATGTAGTTTACTATATTGCTATATGGCATAGggccaaatggaagaagcaaaCCCAACACGggggtcatatttttttgtagtcAA
Above is a genomic segment from Plasmodium vivax chromosome 5, whole genome shotgun sequence containing:
- a CDS encoding RAD protein (Pv-fam-e) (encoded by transcript PVX_089850A): MLQHCNYANRVFSGFFFLLLFFVVHIPLSLTENTAYSSKWGNQITATRFHISKKNIGGRNLAEALEKVKKFFFGNILYDDEPVKYPPEPRKKDVFKKKVKNYSIEARLAPKIYFTPTGSVIFTNKKKAAIEYYYFNENQKKKYNEFVEALWEAFHEEAKRIGLSDHERMNLLSSVYPLISKDSSTLEEYWEKRFLLLLKRRVIWLLQFESLLRECNNSWNKLIKKNEKKWIEILTDKLRKYNMGEKKKEKPSTEENEYEIYGKMDKLKRFLDKISIDIYNT